From a region of the Candidatus Jettenia caeni genome:
- a CDS encoding NAD-dependent epimerase/dehydratase: MRVLILGADGYLGWPTCMYFSQRGHEVIGVDNYFRRNAAVELDCEPLLPTPNLIQRAKVWEELTGKKINIHIGDATNYTFLLQIFKEYKPEAVIHYAEQPSAPYSMINRDKAAFTLQNNLVSTLNIVYAVKETNPDCHIIKLGTMGEYGTPNIDIEEGWLEIEHKERKDKFLFPRQASSLYHTTKVQDTDMLWFYVRTWGIRVTDLMQGPVYGISTDEADIDSRLVPNFNYDEIFGTVLNRFIVQAIANYPLTVYGKGGQIRGYLNLKDTMQCVYLSATQPAKNGELRIFNQVTETFSVNELADKVYTVGKELGYNIKVDHIENPRKEKEEHYYNPKYTGLLELGLKPNYLTDEVLAGIFRVVERYKDRINREAIFRGIKWK, encoded by the coding sequence ATGAGAGTTTTAATATTAGGCGCTGATGGATATCTTGGCTGGCCTACTTGTATGTATTTTTCTCAACGCGGGCATGAGGTTATAGGAGTAGATAATTACTTCAGGCGTAATGCCGCAGTAGAGCTTGATTGTGAGCCATTACTACCAACACCAAATTTGATTCAAAGGGCAAAGGTTTGGGAGGAACTTACCGGTAAAAAGATCAATATCCATATTGGTGATGCAACCAATTATACCTTTCTTCTCCAAATATTTAAAGAGTATAAGCCCGAGGCTGTTATCCATTATGCGGAGCAGCCGTCTGCTCCTTACTCGATGATAAACCGAGATAAGGCAGCTTTTACCCTTCAGAATAATCTTGTGAGTACCTTGAATATTGTATATGCAGTTAAAGAAACCAATCCAGACTGCCATATAATAAAACTTGGTACCATGGGAGAATATGGCACTCCTAATATCGACATCGAAGAGGGTTGGCTGGAAATAGAACATAAAGAGAGAAAAGACAAATTCCTTTTTCCAAGACAAGCAAGTTCCCTTTATCATACAACAAAGGTACAAGATACGGATATGCTTTGGTTTTATGTAAGGACATGGGGTATTAGAGTGACCGATCTGATGCAGGGGCCTGTTTATGGTATTTCTACTGATGAGGCAGACATCGACTCTCGATTGGTGCCCAATTTTAATTATGATGAGATATTTGGGACAGTTCTGAATCGCTTTATTGTTCAAGCCATAGCTAATTATCCCCTCACAGTTTATGGTAAAGGAGGACAGATAAGGGGATATTTAAATCTGAAGGATACTATGCAGTGTGTTTATCTTTCCGCAACACAACCAGCTAAAAATGGAGAATTAAGGATTTTCAATCAGGTAACAGAGACCTTCAGCGTTAATGAATTAGCTGATAAAGTTTACACAGTTGGAAAAGAACTTGGCTACAATATTAAGGTTGATCATATAGAAAATCCAAGAAAGGAAAAAGAAGAGCATTATTATAATCCGAAATACACTGGATTATTAGAACTTGGATTGAAACCTAATTACCTGACCGATGAAGTACTTGCAGGGATATTCAGAGTAGTTGAGCGATATAAAGATCGAATAAATAGAGAAGCAATTTTTAGAGGCATAAAATGGAAGTAA
- a CDS encoding polysaccharide biosynthesis protein, which produces MKDFYKGKRVLITGAAGTVGREVARQLLFLMPAEIRLVDNNESEMFFLMEEYKNKNVFCFLGDVRDREKIEKLSYDIDIIIHCAAFKHVILSEYNSFDVVRTNIIGVENIIGAARNCNVKNVLFTSSDKAVNPTNVMGTSKLMGERLITATNAVKSNNHGIFSSTRFGNVIGSRGSVVPLFVKQIKNGGPVTVTDKRMTRFIMTIEESARLVLKSVTLSKGGEVFVTKMPIVRIPDLAEVMIEVLAPWYGYKPSDIKIIEIGAKPGEKLYEELMSEEEVHRSLELKDMFVITPAFKSIYGDIKYEYPDFVSNQLRKSYVSVNEQPMSKDDIKKYLMDNKILENVDNSFPGIKEPLNKNIMEDILDNKEKLNKNFSGSVI; this is translated from the coding sequence ATGAAAGACTTTTATAAAGGTAAAAGGGTTCTTATAACAGGTGCTGCCGGAACCGTTGGAAGAGAAGTTGCAAGACAACTACTCTTCCTCATGCCTGCTGAAATTAGGCTTGTGGACAACAACGAGTCAGAAATGTTCTTTCTTATGGAAGAGTATAAAAATAAAAATGTCTTCTGTTTTCTTGGTGATGTAAGGGATAGGGAAAAGATAGAGAAGCTTTCATATGATATAGATATTATTATCCATTGTGCCGCCTTCAAACATGTTATTCTTTCTGAGTATAATTCCTTTGATGTCGTGCGGACGAATATCATAGGAGTTGAAAATATTATTGGCGCAGCAAGGAATTGTAATGTTAAAAATGTTCTTTTCACAAGCAGTGATAAAGCTGTAAACCCTACGAATGTAATGGGTACATCAAAACTTATGGGTGAGAGGCTTATAACAGCAACAAATGCTGTAAAGAGTAATAATCATGGTATTTTCAGCAGTACAAGGTTTGGTAACGTTATAGGCTCAAGAGGTTCTGTTGTCCCGTTATTCGTGAAACAAATAAAGAATGGAGGCCCTGTTACCGTTACCGATAAGAGGATGACCCGTTTTATTATGACAATAGAAGAGTCTGCAAGACTAGTTTTAAAATCTGTTACCCTTTCAAAAGGCGGGGAGGTCTTTGTAACAAAGATGCCCATAGTGAGAATTCCGGATCTTGCTGAAGTTATGATAGAGGTTCTTGCGCCTTGGTATGGTTATAAACCATCTGATATAAAGATTATAGAAATTGGTGCAAAACCTGGTGAAAAATTATATGAAGAGCTTATGAGTGAAGAAGAAGTCCATCGTTCTTTAGAATTAAAGGACATGTTTGTAATTACACCGGCATTTAAATCTATATATGGAGACATAAAATATGAATATCCTGATTTTGTCTCTAATCAATTACGAAAATCTTACGTATCTGTTAATGAACAACCCATGAGTAAAGACGACATTAAAAAGTACTTAATGGACAATAAGATCTTAGAGAATGTTGACAATAGTTTCCCTGGAATAAAAGAACCTTTAAACAAGAATATTATGGAAGACATCTTGGATAACAAAGAGAAGTTAAATAAAAATTTCTCTGGGAGTGTTATATGA
- a CDS encoding polysaccharide biosynthesis protein yields MLVLAILARLLTPKDFGIVSAAMVVVRLSEVFAQIGIGPAIVQRQDLKTVHLRTGFTISCLSGLSLTGLISLLAPQISVFFHMEELIPVIRGVSLVFLFQGISLVAESLLQRELQFRWLAIIQSLSYAVGYGIVGISLAFLGFGVWSLVIAYLSQMAFKSIFLLKVKPHPKRLALERRAIAELMYFGGGFTLARIGNAIAGQGDYLVVGRWLGANALGLYSRAYQLMTIPAMLFAKILDTVLFPAMAQIQTQPERLRVAYRRGVALIALVVLPSSAVAYVLSPELIIVVFGPKWLEVVMPFKIFAIAMLFRTSYKMSDSLARATGAVYKRAWRQGVYAVLVLGGAWIGQFWGISGVAFGVFGAIMVNFILMAHLSLVELSVSWRDFFIAHISAIPLTLIVLSEVYIVTTALRNFAMPAIIILIVSIVIITLTMALLLRFASKIALGEAGIWMFQTLLGYVKKRRTSSTSRVNG; encoded by the coding sequence ATGCTGGTACTCGCTATACTGGCTCGCCTTCTTACTCCAAAGGATTTTGGGATTGTTTCTGCTGCAATGGTTGTTGTAAGACTCTCTGAGGTCTTTGCTCAAATAGGTATTGGCCCAGCAATAGTTCAACGTCAGGATCTTAAAACAGTACATCTGCGTACCGGTTTCACAATATCCTGCCTTTCGGGTCTATCTTTAACGGGTCTCATTTCGTTACTTGCTCCACAGATTTCTGTTTTTTTTCACATGGAAGAACTTATACCTGTCATTCGGGGCGTATCGCTTGTTTTCCTGTTCCAAGGTATATCTTTAGTAGCGGAGTCCCTTTTACAACGAGAACTCCAGTTCCGATGGTTAGCCATAATTCAATCTCTATCTTATGCTGTAGGTTATGGCATTGTTGGAATTAGCCTTGCATTTTTAGGATTTGGTGTATGGAGCTTGGTTATTGCATATCTTTCACAAATGGCTTTTAAAAGCATCTTTTTGCTCAAGGTTAAGCCACATCCTAAACGACTGGCGCTTGAGCGACGTGCGATTGCTGAGTTAATGTACTTTGGCGGAGGATTTACCTTGGCTCGCATTGGTAATGCAATTGCAGGTCAGGGAGATTATCTGGTTGTAGGGCGTTGGCTCGGTGCAAATGCTTTAGGGCTTTACAGCCGGGCCTATCAATTAATGACAATACCAGCTATGCTTTTCGCAAAAATTTTAGACACGGTACTTTTTCCTGCAATGGCGCAAATTCAAACACAGCCAGAGCGCCTACGGGTTGCATACAGAAGAGGTGTTGCGTTAATTGCGTTGGTTGTTTTACCATCGAGCGCGGTTGCATATGTTTTATCGCCTGAGCTAATTATCGTAGTTTTTGGGCCTAAATGGCTTGAAGTTGTTATGCCTTTTAAAATTTTTGCTATAGCCATGTTGTTTCGCACGAGCTATAAAATGAGCGATTCTCTTGCAAGAGCTACGGGAGCTGTCTATAAAAGGGCTTGGCGTCAAGGTGTTTATGCGGTATTAGTTTTAGGAGGAGCATGGATTGGCCAATTTTGGGGTATATCCGGTGTAGCATTCGGAGTCTTTGGAGCTATTATGGTTAACTTTATACTTATGGCTCATCTTAGTTTGGTAGAGTTATCAGTGTCCTGGAGGGATTTTTTTATTGCCCATATATCTGCAATACCCTTGACCTTGATTGTTTTATCAGAAGTTTATATTGTGACTACGGCATTGAGGAATTTTGCTATGCCAGCAATAATAATTCTCATTGTATCGATAGTTATTATTACGCTTACAATGGCCTTGTTGTTACGTTTTGCTTCTAAAATTGCCTTAGGAGAAGCTGGTATATGGATGTTTCAGACATTATTGGGTTATGTAAAAAAAAGACGCACTTCATCTACGAGTAGGGTAAATGGTTAA